The Candidatus Dependentiae bacterium genome includes a window with the following:
- a CDS encoding aldehyde dehydrogenase family protein, producing MNNYHIVSRSRSFFESGQTRCLCFRLNSLQKLKSALTENKQLLLAALHADLNKSKHETWESEIEICLKEIDFHCNYLTCWAAEKRVKTPVVFFPTASMIIAEPKGVVLIMSPWNFPIALTIMPLVGAISAGNCAILKPSEFSPATSEALAKLISSTFDPGYISVVQADASRAQDLVTLPFDHIFFTGSTRVGKLVMSAAAQNLTPLTLELGGCNPCIVDKEIDIEIAARRIVWAKFYNAGQSCLAPNYLLVDQQIEEPFIHEMKAIMKEWYQDAKYPFARIVNQFHFERLDKLLETQTIVAGGDAQKISLLIEPTLTKTTFVDPIVHEEIFGPVLPIISYNKIDMILEKLKTMPKPLACYFFSKSKRLQNHIINNVCAGSICINDAIVQYANLHLPFGGVGASGFGSYHGKKSFESFTHYKSVMRRSFWFDWQWRYQQ from the coding sequence ATGAATAATTATCATATAGTTTCACGCTCACGCTCGTTTTTTGAATCAGGTCAAACCCGCTGTCTGTGTTTTCGTTTAAATTCGCTTCAAAAACTCAAGTCCGCTCTAACGGAAAATAAACAATTGCTTCTTGCGGCACTTCATGCTGATTTAAATAAATCAAAGCATGAAACATGGGAAAGCGAAATCGAAATCTGCCTGAAGGAAATAGACTTTCATTGCAACTATTTGACTTGTTGGGCTGCAGAAAAACGAGTTAAAACGCCAGTTGTTTTTTTCCCTACCGCAAGCATGATTATTGCAGAACCCAAAGGCGTAGTATTAATTATGAGCCCTTGGAATTTCCCAATCGCTTTAACCATAATGCCACTCGTTGGTGCAATAAGTGCAGGAAATTGCGCAATCTTAAAACCTTCGGAGTTTTCACCAGCAACATCGGAAGCGCTTGCAAAACTCATTTCCTCAACATTTGATCCTGGATACATATCAGTCGTTCAGGCAGATGCATCAAGAGCGCAAGATTTGGTTACTCTACCATTTGATCACATTTTTTTTACCGGCAGCACTCGCGTCGGCAAACTTGTAATGAGCGCGGCCGCACAAAATCTAACGCCCTTAACTCTTGAATTGGGTGGTTGCAACCCATGCATTGTTGATAAGGAAATAGACATAGAAATTGCAGCGCGAAGAATCGTTTGGGCTAAATTCTATAATGCTGGACAAAGCTGCTTAGCTCCAAATTATCTGCTTGTCGATCAGCAAATTGAAGAGCCATTTATTCACGAGATGAAAGCTATCATGAAAGAATGGTATCAAGATGCAAAATATCCATTTGCACGTATTGTAAATCAATTTCATTTTGAGCGTCTTGATAAACTTTTGGAAACACAAACTATTGTTGCTGGAGGCGATGCACAAAAAATCTCATTGCTGATTGAACCTACCCTAACCAAAACGACATTTGTAGATCCAATCGTTCATGAAGAAATTTTTGGGCCTGTATTGCCCATTATATCGTATAACAAAATTGATATGATTCTTGAAAAACTAAAAACAATGCCTAAACCGCTTGCTTGCTATTTTTTCAGCAAAAGCAAACGATTGCAAAATCACATTATTAATAATGTATGCGCTGGAAGCATCTGTATTAATGATGCCATAGTACAATATGCAAATCTTCATCTGCCATTTGGCGGAGTCGGTGCAAGCGGCTTTGGCTCATACCATGGCAAAAAAAGCTTTGAATCGTTCACTCATTATAAATCGGTAATGAGACGCTCATTTTGGTTTGATTGGCAGTGGCGATATCAACAATAG
- the add gene encoding adenosine deaminase — protein MDSFLAQLPKAELHVHLEGTLAPELMFIIADRNKLKLPYKTVDEVSAAFKFTNYDEFARAYRSLTSIMHTEQDFYDVAYAYAKRVHAQGVLHLEMTFDFDTYLPRAINPGIIVNGIYEAFVDARRDIGITTNMILCLLRHLDEAVALNTLKLSIPYKDKIIAIGLASYEASNPPTKFMKAFNYARELGYRTTAHVGENAGPENIWQTIDLLKADRIDHGVRCIQDEKLVAELIKRRIPLTVCPISNIKTGIFPTIDAHPLKRMLDAGLMVSINSDDPVFFGAELLDNYGMAYNEGGLSREDIIACARNSFVSAFISDDRKNDYLKMLNEAIKTN, from the coding sequence ATGGATTCTTTTTTAGCTCAATTACCCAAAGCTGAACTGCATGTTCATCTAGAGGGGACGCTAGCTCCAGAATTAATGTTTATTATTGCAGACCGGAATAAGTTGAAACTGCCTTATAAAACAGTGGATGAAGTATCCGCTGCGTTTAAGTTCACCAATTATGATGAGTTTGCGAGAGCGTATAGAAGCCTGACTTCAATTATGCACACCGAGCAAGATTTTTATGATGTTGCATATGCGTATGCAAAACGAGTCCATGCCCAAGGAGTTCTTCATCTTGAAATGACATTCGATTTTGACACCTATTTACCTCGCGCAATTAATCCTGGCATTATTGTTAACGGCATTTATGAAGCGTTTGTTGATGCGCGGCGCGATATTGGTATTACGACCAATATGATCTTGTGCCTTTTGCGCCATCTTGATGAGGCGGTTGCTTTAAATACATTAAAGCTTTCAATTCCGTACAAAGACAAAATTATTGCGATCGGTTTAGCTTCGTATGAAGCGAGCAATCCGCCAACTAAATTTATGAAAGCATTTAACTACGCGCGAGAACTTGGCTATCGAACGACAGCGCATGTAGGAGAGAATGCCGGGCCTGAAAATATTTGGCAGACAATTGATTTGCTGAAAGCGGATCGAATTGATCATGGAGTGCGATGCATTCAAGACGAAAAATTAGTTGCAGAATTGATAAAGAGGCGCATTCCGCTTACCGTTTGCCCGATTTCCAATATTAAAACCGGAATTTTTCCAACAATTGACGCGCATCCGCTTAAAAGAATGCTAGATGCCGGGCTTATGGTTTCAATTAATTCTGATGATCCAGTTTTCTTCGGGGCGGAATTACTTGATAACTATGGAATGGCATATAATGAGGGAGGTCTCTCTCGGGAAGATATAATAGCCTGCGCTAGGAATTCATTTGTTTCAGCTTTTATTTCAGATGACCGAAAAAACGATTATCTCAAAATGCTAAATGAAGCAATAAAGACAAACTGA